From the Lysobacter sp. FW306-1B-D06B genome, one window contains:
- the rng gene encoding ribonuclease G: MSEEILVNVTPRETRVAVVENGMLQELHIERGWRRGVVGNIYKGKVQRVMPGMQAAFVDIGLERAAFLHAADIVKPTPVAEGENAGEEAPLPPTPTRPIAELLREGQEIVVQVVKDPIGSKGARLTTQLSIPSRYLVLLPRTRVVGVSARIEDEAERARLKTHITSLAPTGDGHGYIVRTNAEGQPEEQLAEDVAYLGRVWGLIEERARSARVGERVYEDLNLPLRAVRDLMRKDVEKVRVDSRETCERLRVFAAQYMPGLDEKIEHYTGARPIFDLYGVEDEIQRALDKEVPLKSGGYLVIDQTEAMTTVDINTGSFLGQRNLEETVYRTNLEAAQSVARQLRLRNLGGIIIIDFIDMTDSEHKRQVLRQLEKSLARDHAKTTVYEFSPLGLVEMTRKRTTESLERQLCEPCHECGGRGTLKTPETVTYEIFRDIVRQVRQFDAQRLMVIASSKVVARITDEESAAVAELEEFLGKSIRFQADDQYAQEQFDVVLL; this comes from the coding sequence GTGAGCGAAGAGATCCTGGTCAACGTCACCCCCCGCGAAACCCGCGTCGCCGTCGTCGAGAACGGCATGCTGCAGGAATTGCACATCGAGCGCGGCTGGCGTCGCGGGGTGGTGGGCAACATCTACAAGGGCAAGGTCCAGCGCGTGATGCCGGGCATGCAGGCGGCGTTCGTCGACATCGGCCTGGAGCGCGCGGCGTTCCTGCACGCAGCCGACATCGTCAAGCCCACGCCGGTGGCCGAAGGCGAGAACGCCGGCGAGGAAGCCCCGCTGCCGCCGACGCCGACGCGGCCCATCGCCGAACTCCTGCGCGAAGGGCAGGAGATCGTCGTGCAGGTGGTGAAGGATCCCATCGGCAGCAAGGGCGCGCGCTTGACCACGCAGCTGAGCATTCCCTCGCGCTACCTCGTCCTGCTGCCGCGCACGCGCGTGGTCGGCGTGTCGGCGCGCATCGAGGACGAAGCCGAGCGCGCGCGCCTGAAGACCCACATCACCTCGCTGGCGCCCACGGGCGACGGCCACGGCTACATCGTGCGCACCAATGCCGAAGGCCAGCCGGAGGAGCAGCTCGCCGAGGACGTCGCTTATCTGGGCCGCGTGTGGGGCCTGATCGAGGAACGCGCGCGCAGCGCCCGCGTCGGCGAGCGCGTGTACGAAGACCTCAACCTGCCGCTGCGTGCCGTGCGTGACCTGATGCGCAAGGACGTGGAAAAGGTGCGCGTGGATTCGCGCGAGACCTGCGAGCGCCTGCGCGTGTTCGCCGCGCAGTACATGCCCGGGCTCGACGAGAAGATCGAGCACTACACCGGCGCGCGCCCGATCTTCGACCTCTACGGCGTCGAAGACGAAATCCAGCGCGCCCTCGACAAGGAAGTGCCGCTCAAGTCCGGCGGCTACCTCGTCATCGACCAGACCGAAGCGATGACGACGGTCGATATCAACACCGGTTCGTTCCTCGGCCAGCGCAACCTCGAAGAGACGGTGTACCGCACCAACCTGGAAGCGGCGCAGTCGGTCGCGCGCCAGCTGCGCCTGCGCAACCTGGGCGGCATCATCATCATCGACTTCATCGACATGACCGATTCCGAGCACAAGCGCCAGGTGCTGCGGCAGTTGGAGAAGTCGCTCGCGCGCGACCACGCCAAGACCACGGTGTACGAGTTCTCGCCGCTGGGCCTGGTGGAGATGACGCGCAAGCGCACCACCGAAAGCCTGGAGCGCCAGCTGTGCGAGCCCTGCCACGAATGCGGCGGGCGCGGCACGCTGAAGACGCCGGAAACGGTGACCTACGAGATCTTCCGCGACATCGTCCGCCAGGTGCGCCAGTTCGATGCGCAGCGGTTGATGGTGATCGCGTCTTCGAAGGTCGTCGCGCGCATCACGGACGAAGAGTCCGCCGCGGTGGCCGAGTTGGAGGAATTCCTGGGCAAGTCGATCCGCTTCCAGGCGGACGACCAGTACGCGCAGGAGCAGTTCGATGTCGTGCTGCTGTGA
- a CDS encoding YhdP family protein: MRRRMRMARRGLGYLVALSLVLVALVLAVASQVLPLAESNPQRVAAWLSERAGRPVSFDKVQTAWTRRGPLLRLDNLRIGAGDSAFTVGDTEMLVSVYAGLLPGHAFSELRLRGLDLTLERAADGRWKVRGLPGQEQPQRDPFSALEGLGELQVIDGKITVIAPNLGINAQVPRINLRLRVDGPRVRAGVRAWPSVNSTGVASSTLDTVLDFDRIKGDGRAYMGARRADLAAWAPLLQIAGIGSESGEGRAQAWAELRDHRITQVTADVALERVGLRGAPLAGGAVPRVQFTRVAALARWRVIDGGWRVDAKTLRIDTGKEAQKLDGLVVAGGRRYALLADRIDAGPLLTAASLSDHLAPGLRVWLHNTRPRVSLQNVEVAGVRGGGLRAQARIAAFGFDAVGNAPGVSGLAGQFLGDADGFALQLDPASPMRFDWPRGFGVAHTVALQGSVAGWREGNGWRIGTPALAIKGPDFGVHARGGLWWQGDGSRPRIDIAADIDETQVPVAKGFWVRHLMSPKVVDWLDSALVGGRLRDAHAVVSGDLDDWPFRDRNGLFEATAKLDGASVKFQPDWPAAENLDADVAFIADGFTVQGRGRIAGVAIGQIRAGIDHYRGGALTVQAQGAADAAQLLELLRRSPLQKEHGETLKNVVASGPAKVGFDMNMPLHPNAVTAIGGTVQLDNAKLGDPRWKLDFDQVSGRAEYARGGFRADGLKVRHEGQPGTLSLRAGEAFVRDKGNAFEAGLDAQMGTKELLDRAPEMAWLKPHVDGRSSWTVGIAIPKVAAGKTAPTMLQLQSNLVGTALTLPEPLRKDADESLATAVETPLPMGSGDIRVNLGNVIAVRARSQNGQTGVRLALGSNRVDDVPPARGLVATGRANELDAIDWIALLEGGGGGEGLSLQRIDVTAQRLNLLGGVFNDTHLVVVPAAQGATAVQAEGAALQGAVLIPAAEGAAIAGRFDRMYWRAPKQPAPPAGLPTPPPSAPPADDAFNPAKIPPLTIDIADLRVSDARLGEAKLRTLPTATGMRIDQVQMRSDKQRIDVSGDWNGRGATARTQLDVRIDSQDLGSLLAGFGMGRQLGGGVGTMHFAAGWAGSPAAFNVASLDGSLEADIRDGRLLEVEPGAGRVLGLLSLAQLPRRLMLDFRDFFNKGFAFNRAGGKVNFAGGMAHSDNLSIDGPAASIGIRGTANLRAQTFDQTIEVRPKAGNLLTVAGAIAAGPVGAAIGAAANAVLQKPIGEMASRTYRVTGPWKEPKVEVVGSQSGQAKAGEPKPEG; encoded by the coding sequence ATGCGCCGCCGCATGCGCATGGCCCGTCGCGGGCTGGGCTATCTCGTCGCGCTCTCGCTGGTGCTGGTCGCGCTGGTGCTGGCGGTGGCGAGCCAGGTGCTGCCGTTGGCGGAGAGCAACCCGCAGCGCGTGGCCGCATGGTTGAGTGAACGCGCGGGCAGGCCGGTCTCGTTCGACAAGGTGCAGACCGCGTGGACGCGCCGCGGCCCGCTGTTGCGGCTGGACAACCTGCGCATCGGCGCGGGCGATTCGGCGTTCACCGTCGGCGACACGGAAATGCTCGTCTCCGTGTACGCCGGCCTGCTGCCGGGGCATGCGTTCTCCGAGCTGCGCCTGCGTGGACTGGACCTGACCCTGGAACGCGCCGCCGACGGTCGCTGGAAGGTGCGCGGCCTGCCGGGCCAGGAGCAGCCGCAGCGCGATCCGTTCTCCGCGTTGGAAGGACTGGGCGAGCTGCAGGTGATCGACGGCAAGATCACCGTGATCGCGCCCAACCTGGGCATCAATGCGCAAGTCCCGCGCATCAACCTGCGCCTGCGTGTCGACGGTCCGCGCGTGCGCGCCGGCGTGCGTGCCTGGCCCAGCGTGAATTCGACAGGCGTTGCGTCCTCGACGCTGGACACGGTGCTCGATTTCGACCGCATCAAGGGCGACGGCCGCGCCTACATGGGCGCGCGCCGCGCCGATCTGGCGGCATGGGCGCCGCTGTTGCAGATCGCCGGCATCGGCAGCGAATCCGGCGAAGGCCGCGCGCAAGCCTGGGCCGAACTGCGCGACCACCGCATCACCCAGGTCACCGCCGACGTCGCGCTCGAGCGCGTCGGCCTGCGCGGCGCGCCGCTCGCGGGCGGCGCGGTGCCGCGCGTCCAGTTCACGCGCGTGGCGGCGCTGGCGCGCTGGCGCGTCATCGACGGCGGCTGGCGCGTGGATGCCAAGACGCTGCGCATCGACACCGGCAAGGAAGCGCAGAAGCTCGACGGCCTCGTCGTCGCCGGTGGCCGCCGTTATGCGCTGCTCGCCGACCGCATCGATGCCGGTCCGCTGCTCACCGCCGCGTCCCTGAGCGATCACCTCGCACCGGGCCTGCGCGTGTGGCTGCACAACACGCGTCCGCGCGTTTCGCTGCAGAACGTCGAAGTGGCCGGCGTGCGTGGCGGTGGATTGCGCGCGCAGGCGCGCATCGCGGCGTTCGGCTTCGACGCCGTCGGCAACGCGCCGGGCGTGAGCGGACTGGCCGGGCAATTCCTGGGCGATGCGGACGGCTTCGCGCTGCAGCTCGATCCCGCCTCGCCGATGCGTTTCGACTGGCCGCGCGGATTCGGCGTCGCGCACACGGTGGCGTTGCAGGGTTCGGTCGCCGGATGGCGCGAAGGCAACGGCTGGCGCATCGGTACGCCGGCACTGGCCATCAAGGGCCCCGATTTCGGCGTGCATGCACGCGGTGGCCTGTGGTGGCAGGGCGACGGTTCGCGCCCGCGCATCGACATCGCCGCCGACATCGATGAAACCCAGGTGCCCGTCGCCAAGGGCTTCTGGGTCCGCCACCTGATGTCGCCCAAGGTGGTGGATTGGCTGGATTCGGCGCTGGTCGGCGGGCGCCTGCGCGATGCGCACGCCGTGGTGTCCGGCGATCTGGACGACTGGCCGTTCCGCGATCGCAACGGCCTGTTCGAAGCGACCGCGAAGCTCGACGGGGCGTCGGTCAAGTTCCAGCCCGACTGGCCGGCGGCGGAGAACCTCGACGCCGACGTGGCCTTCATCGCCGACGGCTTCACCGTGCAGGGACGCGGACGCATTGCGGGCGTGGCCATCGGCCAGATCCGCGCCGGCATCGATCATTACCGCGGCGGCGCACTCACCGTGCAGGCGCAAGGCGCCGCCGATGCGGCGCAGCTGCTCGAACTGCTGCGCCGAAGCCCGTTGCAGAAGGAACACGGCGAGACGCTCAAGAACGTCGTCGCCAGCGGCCCGGCCAAGGTCGGGTTCGACATGAACATGCCGCTGCATCCCAATGCGGTCACGGCGATCGGCGGCACCGTGCAGCTCGACAACGCCAAGCTGGGCGATCCGCGCTGGAAGCTCGACTTCGACCAGGTCAGCGGACGCGCCGAGTACGCGCGCGGCGGCTTCCGCGCCGACGGCCTGAAGGTGCGTCACGAGGGTCAGCCCGGCACGCTGTCGCTGCGCGCCGGCGAGGCGTTCGTGCGCGACAAGGGCAACGCGTTCGAAGCCGGCCTGGACGCGCAGATGGGCACGAAGGAACTGCTCGACCGCGCGCCTGAAATGGCGTGGCTGAAGCCGCACGTGGATGGGCGCTCGTCGTGGACGGTCGGCATCGCGATTCCCAAGGTCGCCGCCGGCAAGACCGCGCCGACGATGTTGCAGTTGCAGTCCAACCTGGTCGGCACCGCGCTCACGCTGCCCGAACCGTTGCGCAAGGACGCCGACGAATCGCTGGCGACGGCGGTGGAAACACCGTTGCCGATGGGCAGCGGCGACATTCGCGTGAACCTGGGCAACGTCATCGCGGTGCGCGCGCGCAGCCAGAACGGACAGACCGGCGTGCGCCTGGCGCTCGGCAGCAACCGCGTGGACGATGTGCCGCCCGCGCGCGGACTGGTGGCGACGGGCCGTGCGAACGAGCTGGATGCGATCGACTGGATCGCGCTGCTCGAAGGCGGCGGTGGCGGCGAAGGCCTGTCACTGCAACGCATCGACGTGACCGCGCAGCGCCTGAATCTGCTGGGAGGCGTGTTCAACGACACGCATCTGGTGGTGGTGCCGGCGGCACAGGGCGCCACTGCAGTTCAGGCGGAAGGCGCGGCGCTGCAGGGCGCGGTGCTGATTCCGGCGGCCGAAGGCGCGGCCATCGCCGGCCGTTTCGATCGCATGTACTGGCGCGCGCCGAAGCAACCCGCACCGCCCGCGGGCCTGCCGACACCGCCTCCGTCCGCGCCGCCTGCCGACGACGCGTTCAATCCGGCGAAGATTCCGCCGCTCACGATCGACATCGCCGACCTGCGCGTGTCTGACGCGCGCCTGGGGGAAGCGAAGCTGCGCACGCTGCCGACCGCGACCGGCATGCGCATCGACCAGGTGCAGATGCGTTCGGACAAGCAGCGCATCGACGTGAGCGGCGACTGGAACGGACGCGGCGCGACCGCGCGCACCCAACTGGACGTGCGCATCGACAGCCAGGACCTGGGCAGCCTGCTGGCCGGGTTCGGCATGGGCCGGCAGCTCGGCGGCGGCGTCGGGACGATGCACTTCGCGGCGGGTTGGGCGGGGAGCCCGGCGGCGTTCAACGTCGCTTCGCTCGACGGCAGCCTGGAGGCCGACATCCGCGACGGCCGCCTGCTGGAAGTCGAACCCGGCGCGGGCCGCGTGCTCGGCCTGCTGAGCCTGGCGCAACTGCCGCGCCGGCTGATGCTCGACTTCCGCGACTTCTTCAACAAGGGCTTCGCCTTCAACCGCGCCGGCGGCAAGGTGAACTTCGCCGGCGGCATGGCGCACAGCGACAACCTGTCCATTGATGGGCCGGCTGCGTCCATCGGCATTCGCGGCACGGCGAACCTGCGCGCGCAGACTTTCGACCAGACCATCGAAGTACGCCCGAAGGCCGGCAACCTGCTGACCGTGGCCGGAGCGATCGCCGCCGGCCCCGTCGGTGCCGCCATCGGCGCGGCAGCCAATGCGGTGCTGCAGAAACCCATCGGCGAGATGGCCTCGCGGACGTACCGCGTCACGGGGCCGTGGAAGGAGCCGAAGGTGGAGGTCGTGGGCAGCCAGTCCGGCCAGGCGAAGGCGGGAGAGCCGAAACCGGAGGGGTGA
- the tldD gene encoding metalloprotease TldD, with protein sequence MTLPIQIAEHRLLLPAGLDAAGLERTFGTLLGPGVDFGDLYFQHARRESWTVEDGIVKDGAHSIEQGVGVRAISGEKTGFAYSDEINTQALLAASKSARAIARDGSVQAPHSLVRGGGRELYVPEDPIDGYANEAKVEALRRVDKLLRAADPRVQQVMVSLSGGVDTILVARSDGVLAADVRPLVRLNVQVIVEQNGRRESGYAGGGGRYSYSELLDGDKPEKLAREALRQALVNLEAIDAPAGVMPVVLGSGWPGVLLHEAVGHGLEGDFNRKGTSTYAGRMGQRVASPGVTIVDDGTLPGRRGSLNVDDEGTPTNCTTLIEDGVLVGYMQDTLNARLMGMAPTGNGRRESFAHLPMPRMTNTYMLAGQHDPEEMIRSVKKGLYAVNFGGGQVDITSGKYVFSATEAYLIEDGKITAPVKGATLIGNGPETMQRVKMIGHDLALDEGVGVCGKDGQSVPVGVGQPSLLIDQLTVGGTQA encoded by the coding sequence ATGACCCTGCCCATCCAGATCGCCGAACACCGCCTGCTGCTGCCCGCCGGGCTCGACGCGGCCGGGCTCGAACGCACCTTCGGCACGTTGCTCGGCCCGGGCGTGGATTTCGGCGACCTCTACTTCCAGCACGCGCGCCGCGAGAGCTGGACGGTGGAGGACGGCATCGTCAAGGACGGCGCGCATTCGATCGAGCAGGGCGTGGGCGTGCGCGCCATCAGCGGCGAGAAGACCGGCTTCGCCTATTCGGATGAAATCAACACGCAGGCGTTGCTCGCCGCCTCCAAGTCGGCGCGTGCCATCGCCCGCGACGGCTCGGTGCAGGCGCCGCATTCGCTGGTGCGCGGCGGCGGTCGCGAACTCTACGTGCCCGAAGACCCCATCGACGGTTACGCCAACGAAGCCAAGGTCGAAGCGCTGCGTCGCGTCGACAAGCTGCTGCGCGCGGCCGATCCGCGCGTGCAGCAGGTGATGGTGAGCCTGTCCGGCGGCGTCGACACCATCCTGGTCGCGCGCAGCGACGGCGTGCTCGCCGCCGACGTGCGCCCGCTGGTGCGATTGAACGTGCAGGTGATCGTCGAACAGAACGGCCGCCGCGAAAGTGGTTATGCCGGCGGTGGCGGTCGCTACAGCTATTCCGAACTGCTCGACGGCGACAAGCCCGAGAAGCTCGCGCGCGAAGCATTGCGCCAGGCGCTGGTGAACCTGGAGGCGATCGACGCGCCGGCCGGCGTGATGCCGGTGGTGCTCGGCAGCGGCTGGCCGGGCGTGCTGCTGCACGAAGCGGTCGGCCACGGCCTGGAAGGCGACTTCAACCGCAAGGGCACCTCCACCTATGCCGGCCGCATGGGCCAGCGCGTGGCCTCGCCCGGCGTGACCATCGTCGACGACGGCACGCTGCCGGGACGTCGCGGTTCGCTCAACGTCGACGACGAAGGCACGCCGACCAACTGCACGACGCTGATCGAGGACGGCGTGCTCGTGGGCTACATGCAGGACACGCTCAACGCGCGCCTGATGGGCATGGCGCCCACCGGCAACGGCCGTCGCGAATCCTTCGCGCACCTGCCGATGCCGCGCATGACCAACACCTACATGCTCGCCGGACAGCACGATCCGGAAGAGATGATCCGCTCGGTGAAGAAGGGCCTGTACGCGGTGAACTTCGGCGGCGGCCAGGTGGACATCACCAGCGGCAAGTACGTGTTCTCCGCGACCGAGGCCTACCTCATCGAGGACGGCAAGATCACCGCGCCGGTGAAGGGCGCCACGCTGATCGGCAACGGCCCTGAAACCATGCAGCGCGTGAAGATGATCGGCCACGACCTCGCGCTGGACGAAGGCGTCGGCGTATGCGGCAAGGACGGCCAGAGCGTGCCGGTGGGCGTGGGCCAGCCGTCGTTGCTGATCGACCAGCTGACGGTGGGCGGTACGCAGGCTTGA